accattagtaacgtttttcataataacatttatacagtacatttttataaagttgttttagttcctcaataagttttaaatattatttgaatatccactctatttttctagatgcttttctacttcaattaaaatttaagattacttatgttgtttgaacaaagaatgaattataaatcttataagtgcattataaaagtaataacactattgcttttataatgcagttagttaTTAGAGTGTTAcgacttttgtagtcgtaagttttttttattttttataacttttttgctcacaaatttaagttgattcgccccttataaaacaaattagatggttttgcatgaactaaaattttgaaggcCAGTTATATTTCCGGGTTTTTCATTTTGCAATCGCTTAATTCAAACCTTGAATTactttaagtgttttttaaagttttcttttaaataattgcaaggaataaattctttattgatcaaaatatagttttattaaaaaacgcatttttataagtaaaaaactgtcttatatatatgtatttatatatgtatatatgtatagatatgtatatatatgtatatatatatatatatatatatatatatatatatatatatatatatatatatatatatatatatatatatatatatatttaaacaactttaaaaagtattctacacaatagagtgctcaatgttcttaaaagaacagagcaattatattagtagtagtaaatcacttaacaaaatttttttccatttaacactgtgtttcatcaacaaagattCATGAGAAATGTATCTTTGTTGATGTAACACAGTGTTAAAAGCATTTCTGATgtatgtttgtttttgaaacacagtgttaaatggaaaaaaaatttgttaagtaattttctactactaatatatatatatatatatatatatatatatatatatatatgtatgtatatatatatatatatatatatatatatatatatatatatatatatatatatatatatatatatatatatatcatcccTTAGCTTACAACCTCGCTTAAGtcgaaaatttgaataatattttttgttcataaaaatattttttttgaaaaaataatttttcgaCTTAATTGGTGTTTTCAGCAATGGGgatgatatgtatatatgtatatgtatataaatatgttataaaaaacatgatATCTAAcgtattagtatatatatatatatatatatatatatatatatatatatatatatataatatatacatatatatatatatatatacatatatatatatatgtatatatatatatatatatatttatatatatatatatatatatatatatatatatatatatatatatatatatatatatatatatatatatatatatatatatatataaatatatatatatatatatatatataaactaatacgTTAGatatcatgttttttattaatatgttcatgcaaaataatttgttaatatttaaaaatatttcagttttttttatgtttattaagcagttaaaaaatgttttgtgacttttttttttctaatttagtcACAGTATCTAGCATCAGTTTCTTCATTACAAAGGCTTCCGTTTTACTATTCAATGAGAGAACCGTTCATAAAgtagtttttgttatttaattttaacgcTTAAATTatgctatattatttttattttagaaattgcaATTATCTTTGCAAATTAGTTctcaatatgttttttatacactttttatatacgaagtatataaaaaacacaaaatttgatATTCTTAGGATGCAGCAAGCACCCCCTGCTTCAACAATTCCTATGCCTCCAACATCGTGGCAAAACTCCCTAGAAGATGGAGGCTATATGTCAGACGATCAAGTAGGTAGTCCAGTCCACAATAACTCTTGGATTCGTGCTGTTGATACACATCCAAAGCAAGTTAATACAAGTTCTGTTGCTCCATCATGGAGCATGTGGAATCCTGTTCCTTTTCCTATTTGGCAATTTCATCTAAGTGCTAATAATACTCCTGAACATTACATGACGTCATTTTGTATTTCCCCTAATGAGCATCCGCGTTGTAGTCAAAGAACTTCgcctatttttattaaagatagtCCTTCGTCTCCTTTAAGCGTGATCACAATATCAAGCACTAGTGAAAGCGAAGAAAACATGTCGTTTAGTTGTGATATGCATCTTAGTAAAAGAAACGAAGGAAGATTTAATCACTATGATGTTGGAAAGGCTTGGCAGTTTGTTCCATATAACTCTAGAAAATGTGTGGCAGAAACTCCGAGTCCTGTACCATCTCGAAATTTAAGAGAACTACCGGTATTGCATAATTTAAGAAGTCCGCAAAGTACATTTACTGAAAGAAATACTCATTTATTAGGAAGTGCATTTATGGATTTGCGATATCTCCATCCAACAGCAGAACAAGTTGTCTGTAAACAAGAGCCTGTTAGTCAAGGTTTTGATTCTCATCAAGAGTTTGTAACATCTTTACCGTCTTTGGTTCCTTCCCTAAACTCTTTTAGTCCTGTTGCAATAGTTCCATCTTTAACATCCTCAACAAAACATATGTATCCTTCGTGTTATATATCTCCTGTATCAAACGCTTTGCGGCAACAAACAATGAACGTGCCATCAAATCATTCTGTTTCAAGTGCTTATCACGCTGATTTATGTAGTGGCCGTTCTGAATACGTTGGAATGCACATCGGAAACACCTTGTCTAACCAACATGTCTCTTGTAATCACTGTTGTATGAGTCGTATTCCTTCTCCGTGTTCACAATCTTATGGGACGTCTTTACACCGCCCTGCTTTTCAAACCGTGTCTCAATCAGAATTATCTTGTCCTACTTATTCGTATTTCGGTCGGtgactttaaaaatacttattattttatatactaagCGATATTGCTAATTCCTATATGTCTTCTTTTATACCATTTAATCATGTATGAAAAGCctgtttttaatgttcttacATAAATGCGAAATATTTCTTcatatttagttaatttaaaaaaatctttaaaactttcGAGGaaagacttaaaaattatttttaaatataaatgcgTTTTAAACTCGAACtttatgatttataattttatttaaatagctttaaaatgatatcttttaattatatgaaTGAAATGAAAAGAACAATTGAAAGGAATGTCATTTCAAAACTCTACATgatgaatgttttttaaagtcaattaaaagatgtttctttcaattttcaaattttcaaattcagaatgtttattatgaataattttttgcttactTTGGAATAATTTagggaaaatatttaaattttttgaataattaccAGGTTCAAGTGAAAATAGTTTATACGAATTCACATTGCGACGACTGGTTCCAAATCAcgatttttatgtaaatatagaCCAGCGATATTTCTTAAATTGCGTaatctctaaatttttttaagttggtaaAGGATTCTATGGGGTTCTATAAGCATGTGCGTAGATAATGTTGTATATAAACTGcgaatttcttaaattattgtatttgtGGTCACCATGTACGTTTGTGTTAGTATTTGTAAATGTTCGTAGCATttgtgaaaaacttttaaaataaatgtggaaatgaaagtaaaaagcagttattctttttttttttttttttttttttaaagaaacgcATGTCATACGTTAAGTTGCAGATTTCAACTTGTCTATTATTTAATCAACGATTTAAAGGTTCGTAGTCTTGACTTTTTCAAAGTTGTGTATAAATTAATAAGTTAGGTATAACACTTTTAAACAAtcattgtttaatataaatgaaagaatgaatttttttaatgtactaTTTCAAAACtatacagaaataaaaaaatgaccgCTTATTTTCCGGAAAAAGTCACCTGCTAATGTATATTTATGAACATAAGAGATTTTAGAGATGTTACTATAAAAATGattcttctttttaaaattaaatttgtgcTAACTTAggtaagcaaagtttttgaaaaaactatcgATGGATGAAACTCTGTTAACTCTGCATGCCAAAGACGTTGCAAATAGAaaacctattttaaaaatgcattttgcaTTCGCGAGATACTAACGTTTTTCTACTCTTAGTTCACTTTTATCGAGTCCTGCTACGTGTCACGATTTTTTTGAACTGGTAGAAATGATAAGCAACGCGacgttttgatttaaaaaagcagcgaattttaaattcttattttaaaagtgagCACTGACTGGATTTTCGAACCAGTTTAGCAATGGCACTCGGaccataaatttaaagttgCAGAACAATTGATTTGCACAGTAAAAGTTGTCAACTATGCAGCGGAGCGTCGTATTAAGTCGTATTTCAACATTTTGATTTTGCAACAACCATTACAACAGATCCTGAGGTAAGGGTGTAGATGTTGCAAGGTGTCAAGCAGCTTAGAAAGTCGTATTCTAGTTTCGATAAAAAGACACTGAGTCTGTAAAAATACTATAAGTTTTAGTGTCTAGAGTgtgttgattattttattttaaagacctGTATGTTGTAGCTTTTTTCTTAAACGTTGAGAATTGTGTTGCCAATGTCCATCATTGCTTGATAACATTTCAAAGATATCCttgctttttacaaaaatttatcaaaatgacATTTAAGactaaattacttaacaaagtAACTAActacgagaaggtaagccataagAATTGGCACTCACCTGCATACTGTCGTTTTTCCCAAGGATAGCccttcatttttagatttttttcttattttgattgAAAGTTTATGtagaataatattaataatgttgCATTAGGTTAGCCCACCGTTTCTGGATTCTTTTCTTATTAGGCAgtttatgtaagttttttttttttttttgctcgtTTACATTTGTCGtattttacaaacaaacaaacaaggcATCTGAAAAAAGATCataatgatcttatcatcagaaccttttacgGCTTTAGACATTTTAcagcaaaacaaaaatgaataaaaaaaatttcaataaacagTGTAAATAAATCTGACGTTACTATATATAGAAtctatatcatttatatttaagataaaaacaaaaattaaaacgttTCATAAAGcgtattttacaataaaataaaagttctaaaCAAAGATTACAAAGTATCAATTAGATGTACTTGACTACATCatcaatagataaaataaaatttttcagtttatatttgaaAGTGGTATAAGTGTGAAATATATCAAAACTTGACAAAACAATCTTATTCCAAAGATACGGTGCGCGATAAGCAatacaaaacttattaaacttgatTCAACAAAGAGGTTCATATATGAGAAAATTATTTCtaagtgtatatttatttattggtttttcacAAAAGAGATCTTTAAAGACAGATAAGGACAATATATTTTCCACAAATACATAAAGCATAAGACATTAAATacattaagtttatatatattgagagttttcatttcaataaaaaaaggtttggaatgagtgtatcgatccgcaaaattaataaaacggATCGCATGCTTCTGACAGCGGTAAAGACATTGTAACTTACTTTTTCTGTGCTTCCccatacaatatttgcataacttaaataactatgtataaatgagtaGTAGAGttgggttaaattttttttacttaaatatgttctggatttatataaaatttcaatgcttttggaaatttttgtgCTAATATAGTCAATATGTGCTTTTCATGTGATGTTTTTATCAAGAAAAACACCCAAAAACTTTGGAATATTTAGAAACTCATtagaataattattattactaaaaacaaactgtttactaaaaacaaactgtttaattattattactaaaaacaaactatttagAAACTCATtagaataattattattactaaaaacaaactGTTTGATAAATAACTTCTGAACCATTTTATGACTTTGTAATTTACTCCATAGTATTTcagtttttgtatcaaaatttgaTGATCGacagtatcgaatgctttcgATAGGTCgatgaaaacacctaaagtatatttagatttttcaaaagaatttgaaatttcacgtacaaattggataattgcatgttccgtagaattgtttattttaaaaccaaattggttgacgtataacaaattattagaaagaaaataattgtatagtctattgtacataatgcgttctagtattttttaaaatgtgcagAGGACGGAAATAGGAcgataattactgatatttttttgatCTCCCTCTTTTAAAATAGGGgtaacttttgcaatttttaatcgGTTAGGAAATACTCTTTGATGGATAGACGCTCCatatactttaaaaagaatatcttttaattgttcaaaacattctataactatattaccgtttatgtcatctgctccgcttgctttgtttttttatagtgaTTTGAATGCAGAACTATCTTTTCagaaaaattcttgaaaagaTAGTTTTGAATATAATTCGTTGGAACCATAGCAATTATCCATCTGTACtagaaaattgttaaattttgctttggtaaaagcaattttatttgctagtttAGGACCgatgtcaataaaaaatttgttaaactcgTGAGCTATATCTCTTGGATCACATATACGTTTGCTATCAACAATAATCATCTGGGGGAGAGAACCTGAGCATTTCTTTTGTCTACCACTCATTTTGTTCATTACTTGCCAAATGCGTCTTgagttatttttgaatttatctaGGAGTTttgaatagtaattttttttcaaatttttaagaactttttcaaatagatatttgtaatctttatatattttctcattTGAAGCTGattttgttttgagatattttacATACAGCTTCTGTTTTATcttggatgattttttaaatcctcTTGTTACCCAAggattgtttatattttttggagttATTGTTCTTTCAATAATAGGGAAGTTTGCATCATATACAGAGTaaaaggtttcaaaaaaattatcgtAAATTTTGTCTGCATTGTCATTGAAGTTAATATGCTTCCAGTGCAGTAACGATAATTGGTTTTTAAACTGGTTTATATTAGTATGGTTAAAAGTGcgtgttttaattttgattgatttatttttattttcatattttgaattaagtgtaaaaaatattggaaaatggTCAGTATTGCACCCGTTTCAAAAAAGGagtcataaaagtttttaattttgttatcttcATTATACAGAAGACAATTCATATTTAGGTCCCCAATAatgaaactcttttttttttcttaaataccttttctaaaaatactttgttcTAAGTCATTCGAAATCCAcgtttcagttaaacaaactatattaaaacgattttttgtttcatctaaCAAGTTaagaagtgttttaaaattgttattaagacTTCGAATATCTACGTGTagaattctaattttatttaaacttttgtcataaacatttttaaaatgaaacccTTCTAATTTGCATAGATAGTGATTTAAGCAATCCgagcaattttttataatagggTTTATATTTTCATCAGAATTCAGTTCAGTAAAGTTAAACCTCATAAATTCAAAATCACTTATTCCagccatttttattattctttttaatttatcagatcatttattttagaaaagtttctttttaaaatttagtgtaAGGGATAGGGTTTCTAAATTCTCTGCATAAAATTCTATCATATTTAATAATAGCATACTTACCTTCACCGCGCAATCGTTTGAGCTCTTCTCATAATTTTTTGCGACTCTCGATCGTTTCCTTCGCGATCGTTTCCTTCGCGAAATCTTCGTTGATAAACACACCAGTACCTTTCAAGTTTTTAACGGCGTTTAGAATTCTGTTCTTGTCCTGATAGATTAAGAGTTTCAGAACTATTGTTCTGGGTATCTCTTGTTTTTCCTACTCTATGTGCTCTTTCTACAACTACTTCGCTGTTTATTTtaagttggtttttaaaaatatcttttactgTATCTTCACAATCAGTCCAGGTTTCATTCGGTTTTTCTTCTACTACATCTATTCGGAGGTTATTTCGTCTATATCTATTTTCTAAGTCGATTGTTTTTTTGCTCAAAATGTTCAAATTATTAGTAATGTCAAATTGCTCAAGTTATTAGTAATGTTGCCTAAGCTTACCCTCCATTTTTGAATTCTTTCCTAGTCTTAATTTAGGTGTGAtataaatccatttttttaatttctaataacagatttttaaattagtagTTTCATAACCCTACTGATATAAATCAATATGGGATCCCTTTATGAGCcgaattttaaaattcacttgaaaaaaatatgtagtAAAACTTTCACAACAGTTTAGggttaaaataatagaaatataaatttattttttttctaaatttatgacACAATAGGTTTGACCATGGTTAGGCAGTacctaaataatttataaaaaaaagaaagtaaaaattattaaattttttttaaccagatTAAAACATATTGCATAAACGTAGTAGATAAACACAAAAATAGCAAAGTTATTGCTGGTTACATACATTATTTCATTCCTATATAATACGTGATGAAGTTGTACCACTCTAAATACCTGAAGGAGTTATTTTGTGAAACCCATGGAAACAATTTTTGTTCTGAGTCAGGCGAAGAGCTACTTTGCATTTTGTACTACATGCCCGACTAGACTGCGATATATCCAGTCGACAAAGATTAAGAGATACCAACAAGTCAGAATATTAGCAAGTCAACTCCTCCCATAAACTTGTTATACACCTTTATAACTTCAGGACAGGAAACATTAAcatgtgatttattttttcgattacattttttaacactTGATAATGAAATAAGAGTTGAGAATGTAGAAACAAGTTGAACACATTTTTTCAAGTTGTTGTCAAACCATCTTACCAAAACCAATCCTGAATTGATAACTGTGAAATAGCAACTGCTCCCATAcccttttttttagttctttcttTGTTGAGAGTggacatttttttaactatgttaGATCTAATTGTTGCTGTGGTTAAAATTCCATCAGCTTTTAGCTTCAAGCGCAGATCCAAAAATGTAAACCATTtgtcaaaaaatagttttcgGTTTATCTTTTTTGGAAGTATTTTGCAAAGCTTTCTTACAACATAttccaaattttatttcatatttcgATTGGCTtcagaatacaaaaaaaaaattatacatgatACCAGATGCGCCAActctaacaaaatttttgaactgCTTTTTTACTGACTCGTTTGCAATGTACTGACGTATAACACTAAATTTGGTTTTAGCAGGAATTATTTGTTCCTGTTTACTCTATTTTTCCTTTCCATGTTTAATAGAAATGCAATTTTTCCTCACATTATCAGAACTGGTTGCTTCTTAAACAGTTTATTGTTATTACAAGCAACATCATCTTTCTTTGTATTGTCATTGGCATGGAAAAAGTGGCGTAGTTGTTTATATCGATTTCTTGACATAGAAAAGACCATTAGGGgcatattttgtttcttttgccCGATACATGTGGCAAGCTAGTAATAGTAAAACTGATATCATCAGGTGCATACCAAGAAACTTatctattttatctttatttgtgttcataaattttacatttttctaaaCACTATCAAGGTTTGTTTGTTCTACAAGTGCATTAGTTACAGAATTATTCCAGAACAACATGAAAAAAAGTCAATGGAGTCATTTCATCAAAATATTGGGGTGGTTGACTAAAAACAGCCCTAGAAAACtcttttaatttaactcttttaatctagaatttctttttttctccaTTGAAAGATATGTTTCAGCTGCATACAATTATCAGTTTCACTTACGTTATCACTTTCAACATTATTATCTCAATCACTATCAATATTTGCTACTTTTTCATCATTCATCCTTTCGAGTGAAAAATCAGGTTTTTCGTTGTCATCATCCTCCAAATCAGATAGCTCAGAATcagagcaaaaaaataatatacaatggAGAGCTTCTTCAACATTATAtctagttttatagtttttctcCATCTGaaatatatacagtatcggacaaaacgagtgcaaccaaataacgctaatttaatttctttatataaaagtgctgcattttttcaatttagaaaaataactatgtaactgtttagagacaaagttcttcaagttttattcatcacaaagttcattatttgtacacaaaaattaataaattaatcaaaagtattaaaaaaagttgatttccttctggacaaaacaagtgcaactcgacaaaatgttgaccacgctgtatttcgctatcaatagtttgcggcgaatcctttgttgtcgatcacagccttgcatcttcgaggcatagattcgatcaggtgatcaatgaaactttgtggaatcgctgcccaggccttttggatttgtttaaacagttgatccttattacgaacaccttcacgattaattgtgcggttgacgatctcccacaggttctcgatagggttgagatccggagattgaggcggccaatccatcaccgataggtggttgtcttgaaaccactgcttgactacttttgcagtgtgtttacttttgcagtgtgtctaacctagaccgttagcagaaaaacacccccagacgattaaattgcctccaccatgcttcacggtcttatgacagtaacgtaaatcgaggcgttttccggccggttaacgtacacggcaaatgccatcgcttccaatgatgttgaactttaattcatcactgaacaggacagttcgccatttctgcacattccagtcaatataaGATGTAGCAAaaaggagtcttttcttctggttttttagtgaaatcagcggtttctttgcagggcgtcgagaaaacaatccggcttcaacagcacgtcatttgattgttcggtccgatacaggcagctctaattgcttttgtatctcgactgatgatatccagggatccttcttgacggatctgacgatcatagaatcctctctagaagtggtggaacgcggtcttccacctttgttatttGCTGCCAACTTTCCCGTAGAACGATATAtgtagtcttgatacggtccattttttcacgcgatatttatcacaaatacttttttggtacattccacttacgtaattgccaataattttctttcttagttccaatccaagactgtcgggagctgCACTTGAAgccataaaaataataaaaataaataatgacgCTTCTCTAGGCTTACTGTGTTACATTTACTTTGTGATGATTAAATTTCTGGAAGCTTcagcatgcttctggaaacttctggatacttcctttaattattaaaaaacttccgtgacgttgacacggaccagacttaagaaaatgaaagaaaccaaaaaagttgcacttgttttgcccgctgcaaaatggcatttgtcaacgaaattctgcctgtgtgctgtcagctgtcagctgattgctcatgtcatggcatgctatgactccagattcctgaactgtttgctgtggtagtatagttcgtttcgtttttaagacatgtaaaattaggaacactttttagcattgttcgatgttggttgcaaatgttttgtccaatactgtatatctCGAGCAGCACAACTTAGAAGGCCCAACGTTAGCCCAATGTATTTGTGATTGTTGTCCCACCGAAGTGCTTTGGTTGGCCGTAGGTTGGCATTGTATCGGCATATGATCGGCTATCCATTGTCCGTACGTTGGCGGCTTATATTCTCAGCGTTGTTGGCAAAATGTCGGCCTACTCTTGGTGTTAAATTGTTGGCGCAACGTTGGCTTAAACAAACTGCTACAGTTGGCAACATATAGGCATAATGGATTTTAAACTACGTTGACCTTAGATTGGTGCACCGTTGGTGTAAGTTTATTGGCGCGATGTTGGAATAACAAAATGTTTAGGTTGGTGTTGTGTTGGTATATAATCGGCAATACGTTGGCCCGTTCAAACTGTTGTGCGCGTCGGTTATGTCGTCGCGGTTTTTTCATTCTGTAAAATACTCATTTAATACTCATAATACTCATATTATACTCaaaatactcatatatatagtaaatttgtcaataattttcGTAACGAAAACTTCCGTTGTTTACCGAGTTTGGGGTGCGCCGTTTTAAAATCCGCCCTACTTATGGTGTCTGACATGGTTTACGATCTTTAGCCAATGACGtataataaataactagatGTGTAACTCCGATGtagtatgagatttttactccaACTTTTTTGTACTCCCTAGTAAAAATCTGATATGAAATTTTAACCGCGGAGTAAAAAACGTGTATGCgatttttactctttttatgagatttttactctcAGTTATTTACTATTAAAGGTTTGCTAACTGCATTATATACTACGACAGAGCAAAAGTTCcttgaataatttaaatttatttgctttaatttcTAGGaccaaacaaataaattataataatttctttgttAGTATTTTCAttccaaaatataattttctttccAAAATATGTAATATGATGTAATGTTCAATACTCCTAGCATTTGTGCCCATATTTATGGTAAGGTATGGGTTTTTTCGCACTATTTtccataacaatttaaatatcgTTTTTTCAAGGCTGTCAAGGggaaaaaaactcatttaatattatgttaaaatttaaaatttaaaacaaatttatttatgttctataagtttaaaacaaatttatcacTATCGGgaatagaatataaattttacagataCGTGCGTACTTAATccgttttaattaaaataataaaacaatttttacttcCATTATGATTTTAGTTCCTTATATTGAAATGTaggaaataaatcatttttaaaaaattatatgctaCTATATGTAACTTAAAATGTtagttaacaaaattattattaaaagtttatcttttaataGCGCTATATAAACATAAcggtaaaaacatttaaagagaATAAAAATCTCATAAAGAGAGTAAAAATCTCATTCGCGTTTTTTACggtaaaaatttcatatcagATTTTTGGGAGTAAAAAAAAGtgggagtaaaaattttatactacaCCGGGTTTTTTTATAAGCTGCGAGTTAAgctgattttttgtttacaatcgGCCATTTACATCAGGCAAAACGGtctatatatcatataatataaaCAGTTATATCCATAATTTCTGTTAATTTGCTTTAGTATTcattttaattagatatttcTTTTAGTAACTTCATTATAAAATGGTTAATTTTTGTGCTGCT
This portion of the Hydra vulgaris chromosome 13, alternate assembly HydraT2T_AEP genome encodes:
- the LOC136089297 gene encoding uncharacterized protein LOC136089297, which codes for MREPFIKMQQAPPASTIPMPPTSWQNSLEDGGYMSDDQVGSPVHNNSWIRAVDTHPKQVNTSSVAPSWSMWNPVPFPIWQFHLSANNTPEHYMTSFCISPNEHPRCSQRTSPIFIKDSPSSPLSVITISSTSESEENMSFSCDMHLSKRNEGRFNHYDVGKAWQFVPYNSRKCVAETPSPVPSRNLRELPVLHNLRSPQSTFTERNTHLLGSAFMDLRYLHPTAEQVVCKQEPVSQGFDSHQEFVTSLPSLVPSLNSFSPVAIVPSLTSSTKHMYPSCYISPVSNALRQQTMNVPSNHSVSSAYHADLCSGRSEYVGMHIGNTLSNQHVSCNHCCMSRIPSPCSQSYGTSLHRPAFQTVSQSELSCPTYSYFGR